Sequence from the Cervus canadensis isolate Bull #8, Minnesota chromosome 16, ASM1932006v1, whole genome shotgun sequence genome:
CAAGCCAACTAATTCTGTCGCTGGGCTCTCAGAGCCAGCTTGAATAAAATTTTGGAGTAGTCCCTGAGATAGATcaggaaaaaacaatttttatttagcACAATGTATTGTATAGAAGAGGCACTCAGTGAATGTTTGATGACTGTAATGGTGACAATAAACATGCTCCTTTGATTGCCTACAGCAGAAGTGCAGTGCTACTTCATTAGTTCATTTGTTAAGTGTTCtgggtgctgtgtgctcagtaAACACGTGTTAAGTGTTCCGGGCGCCTAGTGCTCAGTAAACACGTGTTAAGTGATCTGGGTGCCGTGTGCTCAGTAAACACGTGTTAAGTGTTCCTGGCGCCTTGTGCTCAGTAAACACGTGTTAAGTGATCTGGGCGCCGTGTGCTCAGTAAACACGTGTTAAGTGTTCCCGGCGCCTTGTGCTCAGTAAACACGTGTTAGGTGTTCCGGGCGCCTTGTGCTCAGTAAACACGTGTTAGGTGTTCCGGGCGCCGTGTGCTCAGTAAACACGTGTTAGGTGTTCCGGGCTCCGTGTGCTCAGTAAACACGTGTTAAGTGTTCCGGGCGCCGTGTGCTCAGTAAACACGTGTTAAGTGTTCCGGGCGCCTTGTGCTCAGTAAACACGTGTTAAGTGATCTGGGCGCCGTGTGCTCAGTAAACACGTGTTAAGTGTTCTAGGCtccgtgtgctcagtcactccgtcgtgtccaattctttgtgaccccatgggctgtagcccgctaggctcctctgtccatggaattttttaggcaccaacactggagtggattgccatttccttctgtaggggatcttccccacgcagggatcaaaccagtgtctcctgtgtcttctgcattggcagatggattctttaccacggtgccacctgggaagcccattctaggCACTAGGGACTCATAGTGAGCAAGCAAGACAAAATTCTTACTTTCCTGGAACTTTCTAGTTGGAATAGAGAAAAACTGGACAATAGATAAGTAAAATACATAGTAAATTACTGGTAAGTgcttaggagaaaaataaagcaggaagggGGCATGACATGTTGAAGGTAAAGATGCAGATTTAATGATGGGGAAAGGTGACAGTAAagatttaaagaaagtgaaagtgagggaAAAACATTCCAGAGTACAGAGATGGCATgcgcaaaggccctgaggcaggattTTCAAGGAACAGCAAAGATGCCAAGGTGGCTGGACATAAGATGCAAGAAATAAAGGTGGAAAGGGCAAACCCCCATACTTCACAGTTAGGGCTCCATACATATAGGGCTCCATTTCCATCTATTGAAAGATGGGAAGCAATTAGGATTTTTACCAGAGTAGTGATGTAACCTAAGGCTCCCTCTGGTTTCTCTGTGGAGAATAGACAGTAGGAGAGAAAGAtcagggcaggaagaggagcAATTTGTTTTGAAATGCAGAGTCTGAAATCTCTGGTTTTAAAAGCTCCCTAGGTGATTCTTACACACAATAAAATGTAAGGACTATAAATTGTCTAAGCAATTGAGACAAAAATTGATTTTACTATTTGATTATTTGATAATCACTAGTCCACTGCTTCATGTTACCTGTGGAGAAATGGAGTCTAAGCCATTGGACTAAATTCAGCTAACAACCTGTCAATTTGGCCATGTAATCTCTAAACAGTGCTTCAGAAAAACTCCAAACGGATCTTGGCTTCTTGCTTTGTGACACAGGGCACCCTTTGAGATCtctacagagaagaaaactagAGCTGATGCAGTCATGCAGCGCTGGTGTATTTGAGAAAGTCGAGGAGTAGGTACTCCATAAACATAAGTTTCTGGATTCAGCTAAAGTGGGACATACGGGAAGgaaatttctaaattattttgaagagagcttttcactttctttccaaatagaaGTTAGTAAGCACCTGTGTCttgttctaaatatatatatataatatatatagtctaaatttttgctaaatatattcaatatgtatatcaaaataaaattcatgatcaccacttttaaaatggaataccagagatgggaataccagaccaccttacctgcctcctgagagacctgtatgcgggtcaagaagcaacagttagaaccagacatggaacaacagactggttccaaattgggaaaggagtacgtcaaggctgtatagtgtcaccctgcttatttaactgatatgcaaagtacatcatgcaaaatgcctggctggatgaagtgcaagctggaatcaagattgccaggagaaatatcaataacctcagatacgcagatgacaccacctttatggcagaaaaaggaagaactaaagagcctcttgatgaaactgaaagaggagagtgaaaaagctggcttaaaactcaacattcaaaaaactaagatcatgacatccagtcccatcacttcatggcaaatagatgggggaaaaatggaaacagtgacagactatttttttgggttccagaatcactgcagatggtgacttcagccatgaaattaaaagatgcttgctccttggaagaaaagctataaccaacctagacaacacattaaaaagcagagacatgactttgccaacaaaggtccgtttccagtagtcatgtatggatgtgagagttggaccataaagaaagctgagcactgaaaaattgatgcttttgaactgtgttgtttgagaagactcttgcgagtcccttgggctgcaaggagatccaaccagtccatcctaaaggaaatcagtcctgaatgttcattgaaaggactgatgctgaagctgaagctccaatactttggccacctgatgaactgactcatttgaaaagacccttatgctgggaaagattgaaggcaggagaagaaggggtcgacagaggatgagatggttggatgccatcactgagtccatggacatgagtttgagcaagctccgggagttggtgatggacagggaggcctggcatgctgcaatctatggggtcacaaagagtcggacacaactgagcaactgaactgactgaactgacactAATAGAAATTTGTATTCACAAAATTTTTACGAGTTCTTTCtgattatttcataataataatgattagcATGTATTACACTTTATAATTAAGATAAAATGAGACTCAATTCCAAAAACCTTATGTTTTAACATTTGTAATTTATGGTTGCActacatacacaaatatacacacacatacacatacccatAGTGCTTAACTAGTTTGTGATCTATTCAAGAACAAAgactgtcttttatttattttttaatttcttttatatgtCTCTGAATTCTGCACACGGTGGGCACACAGGTAATGACTAACTGACCACTGACCAATCAGTTTAGAGCAATGCAACACTGAGGATTAATTATCAGATATTTTGttcctctgtttatttaacttctttggctccatcaaaaaacaaaatttaaaaatttcaagaggATACAACCTTTATAATTGAGGGATACCTAAATAACTTAAAGTGAATTTATTAGAtcaatgtattatttttcatgagAACATTTACATCCTGCTGCTATTTTTCCCTTGAGCACAAACCACCACAATCTTGAGGTGTTTCATCATTAAGACCTAATTcaacataaaatttttataaagacacataataaactgaattttcaaaaagcattcatttttaagtatataatctGCCACCCAGGCATAGGTTATTACTTTGAACAGAGCACAGGTAATTGGTTGCAAATAATGGCTACTGATTACCTTCTTGAGTGGAAACAGCCTCTAGGTGTTGAAGTTTAAGGCCAGTGTCTAATCTTTGAGGCTTTGTATACAGAAATAAGTAGCAAAGAACACAGACGCTGATGACAAAGGCAAGTAAAACAAGGGCAGCAATTCCCAATCCGATCAGGGCACCAAtgctgaggaaaacagaaaaaacattGTGACTGTCATACAAACTGGTTTGCACAGAAACTAAAGATTTAAATATTGTTAGTTCTTGTTTCAGTCATCCATAACCAATGTATATTTTACTATAAACAGTATATGATTGAGATCTACAGCTCACCTTTTTCTACCATCAAATTCTTACTGTAGTTCTCTATACATTTGTATGTTAATATTACCATAGAATACCACGTGAATTCATATTACAGGTAAAAGGTCACACAACTCTCTAGGGATGGTTCAAGAACATCTCAATCCAATAAACCTCTATTATTAATGTATGTTAGGGGAAAGATTAGGTTCACTAATAaaagatgaatagaaaaaaatctgtatgtgtttagtagctcagtcatatctgactgtgaccccatgaactgtagccttccaggctcctctgtccatggaatttgccaggcaagaatactggagtgggtagccattcccttctccaggggatcttcctgacccagagatttcctgcactgcaggtggattttttaccatctgagccaccagggatctacctctgcaaaaatactgaaacaaATGCTTGCCAGAAGTGTAGAACTTTTATTTTGCAGATGTATATGGGAGTTATcatgtattaatatacaaaacCATAACTATTAcaagagagaagaagaaagtttaattaaaggaaagtaatatttgtgaaatttatataaagttcatgTTCAGTCTTAAGTTTTCCTTTCTAAAAGAACATAACACCAATGACTTCTAGCATTAAAGAAGAAATCTTTGTACTTTTCTCTAAAAATGCATTGCACATCTGATATTTGCTCAGCACTCACTTTATAATCATTCCTCCTGATACAGTTATGTATAAGGTTAATCATTTGAGAAATAACACAGTTTTCACAAACCTGTGaacttaatattttcaaatggtaAAAGAagcttggaaaaaaagaaagttattttgaaagactaatatataaacacatgtaCTTTCATGAGCCCtatgtgtgtaggggtgtgtaaagacataaaattagattttaactGCTCAAGAGCAGATACTTCTGTTGACTTTCCCATAGTGATCTGCACACTTAAAAGTGTTTAATAGAGTATTTAGCTTGTAGTTAATGTTTCATAAATGGAAGTAAATGATAAGTGACTGATGATATCCGTTTGTAGTCACTGAAAAGTAACAATCATTGGACTAGTCATTGAAAGGTAATGATCTTTTTCTTCATTATCTTCCTGGCTTCCTTTCAGCTTCTGCTATTTCCCAGTGATTAGGGCGCTAACAAATTTGACTTGTTCcaaaagggagggaagggagaattTGACCAGGGATACTAGGTATGTCCCTTCTTTGAGAGgaagaacagaattgaaagcgAAGGGCTAAATTCATCCCACTATGCTTGATGTTAGAAGATAAAGTCTCTTTGCCATTTAGAGGTTGTTTGCCTTCTGAGCCAAAGACATGGAGTCAGATTTCAAAAGATTTCTGTGCTTGTCTATTGCTAATCAGCCCAGTTCCCTTAGCTCTGCACACAAGTGTAGGCTAGGTTATTTTCTGGTTAGAGTCAATatagaaaatgaagtcgctcagttgtgtccgactctttgcgaccacatggattgtagcctaccaggcttctctgtccatgggattttccaggcaagagtactggagtgggttgccatttccttctccaggggatcttcctgatccagggattgaacccaggtcttccacactgcaggcagatgctttactgtctgagtcaccaatgAGAGGCAGAGTCAGTATATAGTTACACATTTAAATTGGAATTTGCCCTCACTTGGTGCCGTCTCTTTCAAGGGGTAGATTCCCTGCTTCTGGCAACTACTCTTTCATGCTTGTTTGCACCAAAGCTGACTTTTGTAAATTCTATGTGTCAAGAAGGGTTAGGACTCTACACAGACATATGGGAACATAAGCCACTTAATTAATTATTTGCTTCACAAGGCAGCTAGGGGGCCAGACATCTGGCAAGATTTCTGAAACGAGAACCCGGTTATTAAAAACATCTTCAAAGTGAAAAAGTGATTGtcaattaaaagtaaaaccaTCAACTTAACTGAATTCAAGGACATTGTATgggctttacatgtattaatacaCAATTTAAAAACCAGATCACATgacatgaaggaaaaataaaaacagcatggCACTTCTTTCTATTATAAAAAGATATTCTTCATAATCCTAACAAACTGTTTCAGTGTCATAGTTCTACTTTTAGAAATGTTACTTTATGCATGCAAAACTCCAGATAAAGATGCAGCTCTATGAATCTCCTAAAATATTCATTTCAATAAATAACTTACTGAACTCGAGTGTAGCGTTGTGCAACACGTGTTATTTTCCTAGGTCCTGAAGAAAGTTTCCAAAGGGAACCCTTAGATGTTAGCGATTTATTTATAAGAGGAGAAGGGATGCGAGTGGGgcagagaaaagggagaattATCTTTCCTTCCCAGCACCACAGGGCAGTTTGCTTTTCAATCCCTGAGAAAAGGTCTGTAGCTGCCATCACATTAATGAATTCTCCGACTCGACAACTTCATTTACCTGGAGGTACCACACCTGAACCTCTCTGCAGCGGTTACAGAATCTCAGAACAGACGCTAGTGACATTAGGGAAATTTTTCACAGTTGGACTGTTTTAAATTAGGGGAGAGAGCAAAGAATATGAGGGAACTGAAGCTCTAAATGTTTACCTCCCCATTGTGTTCTCAGAGGTTAATAACTAAAGAAGAACCCCAGGATTACATTGCCAACTGATGCCATCAgttgaaatgatttttatatttcccaGCAACTGAGCTGCATTGTCAGTGCTGAATGAAGACTCCAGCAAGCTATTCATTCTTTTGTGCCCTCATAAACCTTTGCAAGGTTTTCTATCCTCTGCTGCTTGTCACTCTTGAACCATTCAGGGATCTGAAAATCCCAGGCACTTTTCCAATTGAATCTGACTTAAGAGTTGACAGCCTCTTCTCAGAGGTGCTGCCACCCTATTAACACCTCCAAGGACTCAGAGCTGCGTTACTATGTCACTTTCCAAAAGGCCAGATAATATCCCAGTGCAGTACAGATTTCTTCCCCAAGTAGTAAGGATAAGCTGTCATTATTTTCTGGGATATTGCCTATTAGGGCACAACCCTACTTTGTAGTTGAACTTGGTAAGTAGGTATTCCTTTTGAGATTTTTTAGAAGCTtacaatgcatttaaaaaaaaaaaaatgactttactGCTCTAAGAAGCAACATTTAAAGTCATTTGCTGTGGTCTTGGCATGTGTGCCAAGTTCTGGACCATGCTAGGACATTGAAAGAAAAAGTACTCTTCCTCGTCCTTAGCAgagtcagcctctttctctctcccagaCATTAGCTAATTTGTCAGAAACAATTTCTGGTGGTGTGGCAGTTCTTTCCTCTAACCTCAGCACCATATTCTTTCTCCAGGCACAATGTAACAATGAAAGTCTAAGTTTTCAGTCTTTTGGAGTGGATGGGAGGGAAGCACTTCATAATGAAAGTATCTGTGTGAATACCAACTgagtaaattaatatttaattattataaaattcccATCATGGGAAAAAGAGGCCACAAAGACACCACCGTTGAAAGTCCCTTCATTTTCTAGCAATGGCCAAAGAGCTCAGATGTTGAGAAAAGCGGGTGTCCTGCAAAGGTTCTTCGGTGTGTAATCATAGCAACTGAAACTTTTCCTCTCTGTGGATCTCCGGTTGTGTTTGGAATTAGTGTGAGATCAACGGAAAGGGCAAATTATAAAGCGCTGTCGCCTGTGCGCGCCcaaatacacactcacacacacactttttttttcttttttaaggatacAGCAAATTCCTTCTCAGCCACAAAGAGGCTTAAAATACTCAGATCCGTGGTTAACGCCTTAAAATGAGTCTCAAAAGAGCCCCTTTCCATTCAAATGCACCAAATACTGAAatcaaaaagagaatgaaaacctCCTCAAgttatctgtgagtctgtctgtGCCCGGCAGAGCCGCGGGCTTGGGACTGGTCCCCGGGCgaggagggaggggagcagagCAGTCCCCTCGGTTGCGCCCTGGGCGAGTCGCCTGCGCTCTTCCCGCGCGTGCCTTGCCCTGGTCCCCGGGCGGTTTCACAACTCTAGAACCACAGCGCGACCTTCACCCGGACGACGGTGGCCACCAACGGGTTCTCGGCAGGGCCCTCACCCGCCCTTGGGGGCTCCTATCCCCCCCACCCCGCGGAGGGATCCGAGCGTGTGGCGAGGACGCGGgcgccctccctcctccctcctcccggcGTGGTCCGCCTGGTAGCCTCCCAGACCCGCGGCCGCCAGCCCCCGGCCCTGCCCACCTGAGGCTCCACATGTAGCTGTGCTTGTAGGGGAAGTAGCTGCCCGGCTCGCTGCAGCAGTACTTGAGGTCGGCGAAGCCGCAGCAGTAGAGGAGGGTGGCCCCCTCGCCGCGCCGGGGGCAGTGGAAGGGCTCTACGAAGCTGTGGTTGAGGCTGTAGTAGCCGGAGCACACCCGACTGGCCTCGCTCATCGCGGGCGGCTGTGGGCCAGGGGTTCACGAAGCCCCCGATCTGCCCTGGCTGCACACGTCCCACCCCGCCCGGCCCGCAGACCCCTCGGGCCGGGCTCCCCTCCTGCGATCCGGAGCTGACTGCCTGGGCGGTCAGCCGTCGCGCGCTTCTTCTGCTCGCTCGCCACCCCCTGTCCACATGGTGTCTGGTCGCTTTACTGGCGCTTCTCCCTCCCGCTACTGAGCGGCTCGCTTATCTGCTGATCTCCGGCCCTGTACATTTTCTCCGTCTC
This genomic interval carries:
- the SHISAL2B gene encoding protein shisa-like-2B, coding for MSEASRVCSGYYSLNHSFVEPFHCPRRGEGATLLYCCGFADLKYCCSEPGSYFPYKHSYMWSLSIGALIGLGIAALVLLAFVISVCVLCYLFLYTKPQRLDTGLKLQHLEAVSTQEGDSNTKSKVPRSNAASNSTNETFYEADDIIQEKTMDTTQINTACC